TGGAAATGATTTACAGTCAAAGATATTTCAATTTCAGAACTTCCTTTGACTTATTAGTATCATAAATGTGCATTCATTTTCAGTTAGTATGGCATGCAACAAGCTTACTGTTGCAATACAATTGCATTTGATCAGTGAGATTTTGTAACGCATCCCAAAACAAAGCAGCAGAGCACCATAAACCCCCCGTATAGTAAAAGTTAAGGAAAGGCACTCACGAATCAACTCAGCAATAGCCTTTTGAGTTCGTCGTTCTAGCTTCTCAATATTTTTAGCAACGTCTCTCTTTAGATCCCAGTCTGGTTTTCTTGGTGCTAAAGTTGTTAAGTCctgcaaaataaatgtgtattttaaattCAGGTTGCCTGGTGTGACTTTCTATTATGTAAGTTATACCCATAATGGCCAgctaacatttatttcaaatgcaTATTCTCCTGAATATCCATGTACTGTAGCAAAGTAATAAGCtataaaacatcaaaagtaGGAGGGAAAAAACAGATTATTACAGAGTTTCCTATCACAATCACATCAGAGTCACACATGAGGATAAGGTTTTTAACACAAGAATAAACAATTGTACAGACAGAACTGCTGGCataaggattttttaaaactcaagaATTAGTGAAGGGAAGAAACCGCTGCATTCAATTAATTTTCTATAGACTAACTCCCATTCAGATCTATTTTCTGATAAAGGAAAAATTCACAGTATGAACCGAGCATCTGTTATTTCTAATTCtcatattcacatttttttgtattttgacaaCATTACATGAAGATGACATTAGTCATTATCATTTCATCTAAAAGCAATAATCAGCTTAAAATGGATGTAAATAACAATGTACCTACGGTCCTCGGGTTACATCAGCCCCAAGTTACGATGTTTCAAGGTGACAACACATCTCCCAtatactgtataaagccttgtttcgacttatgtGGTTTTgcattgtaaacattgtaacGCAAACTTCGTAAGTGGTGTGCAGCAGAagaattaaacatattttatatgtgttttttgataattactgtgttagaaTGGGTGTAAGGATAGGATAAGAGCTTACGACATgttatttacatacagtatgtacatatgttccgacttacaacGAAAATAGGTTTACGACGCGATGTAGGAACGGAACAACATCGTAAGTCCAGACTGCCTATACTCGGTTACAATGAGCTACGAGAATTTAAGTACACTGATGGTTTACCTCTCATCACAATGgacataattaaaaatgagacaaaaatgatttaaaaacaacatttatgTGCTTAAATTATTCAAGTTCATTTTAGTAATTAATTTacacttacatttattttactgtttaatttgtttaagtAAATAAAGCCATAATATGCACTGTAAGATTTGAGTTACTGAAAGAAAAGTCTCACCACTTCATTAACAATGTGTTCTGATTTTCCAGCTTCTAGCTGTACCTTCACTTCTTCTGCCGctgtaatataaatattgaagtatttaataataaataccaCATATTGTTGTAGGCAATCTGTAAGCAACAGCaccttattttgttttcaaggtATAATTGTACATTAAGCACATAAACATACCTGAAATCATTATTAAAACTACTATTAAATACCTTAATCATTTGGAGGAACATGTTTCAAAAGACTGTGTTAGGTGTCATGAATAGCAAAATGCTTTTTACTGTCATATTAAACATAATTAGACTTGtgaatatttataaagaaaggtCGGACAAGAAAAGTGAATGTGAATGGGCATGTTTGTAAATGAATGACATACAATGATACAACAATCatgtatattttacaaaatgcaaTGCAGTAACAATGTCTGAGCAGACTCAGACACAAGACCCTTTAGTATcactaaataaagaaaagactaATGCAGAGGAGTGTGAATTGCCAAACTTTCATTTTACCATCTCCTGGTTTGATGCGAGGTAGTGTACTCTCCTGTAGTTCCTTATCTTGAGGTCGGTAGCTTCGAAATACTGGCctgcattaaaaatttatttccaatttagtttgatgattaaaaaaaaaactgcattaaaaCTGAATACAGTTTTGCTTTAATGTGACTTACGTGAAGTGTGTTGTGTATTCTTACTGCTTGTTTATGAGCACTAAGAAACTTCCACTTTAATTGTATGGAAAGCTACAGTGCAGTATACCTGGTGTCACTTAGTATACTAAGTATACCTGCATGTGTCACTTTATATGGTAGGTCCAGAAATAAAAGTCCTGTAACTTTGAAATAACAGTAGAAATAACAAGTTTAGTTTCACTGTTACCTATGTTAgatccattttcttttttctcagccTTTTActcatgaagaaaaataaactaccttgtttacaaaatatttttattttaatctctttttcattcattattaCAGCCAAAAGCACAAAATATCACAGATGTTTTTAATTAGATCTACAATTACCGTCTGACATATACAGCTATTGTTGTGTATATGACAACGACTAATTTGTTGCGCATGCAAACTGATTCCGTATACATCCAATCTGGAAAGTACGTTATTCCTAAAATGCTTCaaaatttaattctttaaacattcataatttttgttttatttggttgGTTTTGTAGATAAAAGCCTGCCAACTTTCAGCATGAAGAAAATCCCTCTGGAGTACCTACTACAAGCAATACTTTCGTGAAGAGGTATTGtgatatattaatatttacaattttcttaCCGTGGTAATTTTCCTACTTCAGTCGGTTCTGggtctttcttctcttcagtaatttctcctttattttctgttcttgacTTTCTATTCAGAGCACGTAAGCGATCTTTTCTTTTACGCGCTTCATCTTCAAGCGTACCAACAGCCGCCATCTTATCGAACTTTCACGATTTTAGTCTGAAGAGCTACATCAAggataggtggattgctgtctgccaagaccaacgcttagcctcttgcgaagttctctgctgttagtcttggcgagccgtaacaaagaatgtgactaaaccgaatGCTTTCTTGTCTAATGCCTCGATATAGTTGGCGGTTACGTATCAGATGGAATCAAGAGTTACACAACCCTGACATGTTcgatttatttgtttgtttaagacAGGTGAAAAGAGAATTTATTTCTCAAATTGAATAAGTGCTTTGTGACAAAAGCATGCatcatacacacgcacgcgttcccacataaaaaatgtttacgtTTCGTGCATACATAAACCCCTCGACTGGAACAGAAAGGATTGTTTCAGGGAAGAAGTTGAGTGCATcatggttggtttatttagtaggaaagtgcttccaccttgaggtgattttgcactgtgTGGGTTAGGGGAGAAAACCCCCAACGCTCAGCCCCACGGACAGTTGTCACGTTTATACAGTGTCGCGATATAAGATCCTGAGGTTCTCGTGTTTAAAACAAGGCTCCATGGAGCGGAACAGTCGTCTCCTCGGCGTTATGTAGTTCTCATTAATGATTACCCGGAAGCAGAAAGGGAAAGACATAAGTTTTCC
The Pomacea canaliculata isolate SZHN2017 linkage group LG2, ASM307304v1, whole genome shotgun sequence genome window above contains:
- the LOC112554907 gene encoding coiled-coil domain-containing protein 12-like, with the translated sequence MAAVGTLEDEARKRKDRLRALNRKSRTENKGEITEEKKDPEPTEVGKLPRPVFRSYRPQDKELQESTLPRIKPGDAAEEVKVQLEAGKSEHIVNEVDLTTLAPRKPDWDLKRDVAKNIEKLERRTQKAIAELIRERLKENQSDLATAVNASEAIARVQVQDDDD